Proteins from a genomic interval of Leptospira kanakyensis:
- a CDS encoding STAS domain-containing protein yields the protein MNEDKIGIHSEVVGNKMVVYVQGNLDVHNTHKIEKDLMAIVGAAGKPVIFNLSDVPFISSAGLRLLVTTLRLCQEQKISISICGLQPAVEKVFDIIGMQQLFTIYPDLDSALQ from the coding sequence ATGAACGAAGACAAAATTGGAATCCATTCGGAAGTAGTTGGTAACAAGATGGTTGTATATGTCCAAGGCAATTTGGACGTTCACAATACACATAAAATCGAAAAGGATTTGATGGCCATCGTTGGTGCCGCGGGGAAACCGGTCATTTTTAATTTAAGTGATGTTCCCTTTATCTCTTCTGCAGGACTTCGGTTGCTCGTCACAACACTTCGCCTTTGCCAAGAGCAAAAAATAAGCATTTCTATCTGTGGATTACAACCTGCAGTAGAGAAAGTATTCGATATCATTGGAATGCAGCAGCTATTTACAATTTATCCTGATTTAGACTCTGCCCTACAGTAA
- a CDS encoding SpoIIE family protein phosphatase, translated as MKPSVLPPIIRKNEEGGFYLSSSSELDDLYHFILGQAKRLVSAKSAAFYFRNERGNLSRFGLVNDKSTAGSIAKHVFKTRKSILIKKGSHLKESLGPLAESYIACYVGDEIGDLSLGVLVLEGIKHFQNFSEQDLDLINYFSANLNALFKDTVLSEAEPQFFNSLTTSILLLIDNANIHNNNNRLQYFLEEIIRVAVLINTSVDLGQVLVMVMESAKSVFRTEASSLLLLDDKKEYLIFHTVTGEKREEVAKIKVPVGQGIAGTVAVTKQPMIINDAQNDNRVFRDVDKASNFITRNILASPLIVGDEVIGVIEAINTIDRNNFSQDDIDTFLSFSSACAVAIQKTRLLENLNDTNLELKQKLSTLESIFDLGQAVLESHDELGLMSKTLSILTKELSCEDAGMVIIEEKNKNRIQVYARQLGIVRESFFPMPESRLFLSLMESGNPRMAVVSPQLEESFLELEFYTLKKNFLILPIAPRGGNLRAALYVSGKQSAHSFNETDLRMLKTLSSPLAKAYENLRLNQEIITKKSIEKEIEITRKIQNNILPNSLLQSPLFDLGVMSVAAKEVSGDFYDFHSFGDDQYSFLVADVSGKSLPAAIFMAMSSSIIRTLSRTTDLSPSELLFRANQLIYEDSQSGMFVTLFLVNYQRRTRTLKFASAGHNDQIWIRKDGSFELLKGKGAPLGVVPQTNYQGGEIQIEPGDILVFYTDGAIEEKNPEEEEYGLDRFINFIIERRNESSEKIVEEVYDDIREFSRSDEQYDDFTVMILKFAEVTSFEISRTFPAMPDEIPKLRDFISEHLEGKITKPFAFDDILISLDEAATNIVMHSYKGTELDHPSFECRIELIGDNLKVVLIDEGKPFDRKKVPKPSVEANVKGERKGGFGVYLMETLMDKVSYDFNGKQNITYLEKTIV; from the coding sequence TTGAAACCCAGCGTGCTCCCGCCGATCATCCGAAAAAATGAAGAAGGTGGATTTTACCTCTCTTCTTCATCTGAACTGGATGACCTGTATCATTTTATTCTGGGTCAGGCAAAACGACTTGTATCTGCAAAATCAGCAGCGTTTTATTTCCGAAACGAAAGAGGAAATTTAAGTCGTTTTGGTTTGGTGAATGACAAATCCACTGCTGGTTCCATCGCCAAACATGTTTTTAAAACTCGCAAAAGTATCCTCATCAAAAAAGGTTCTCACTTAAAAGAATCCCTTGGCCCCCTTGCTGAATCATATATTGCTTGTTACGTGGGCGATGAAATAGGGGACTTGTCTCTCGGAGTTCTTGTTTTAGAAGGGATCAAACACTTCCAAAATTTTTCTGAACAGGATTTGGATCTAATCAATTACTTTAGTGCTAATCTCAATGCACTCTTTAAAGATACGGTTCTTTCGGAAGCAGAACCACAATTTTTTAATTCTCTTACTACCTCCATTTTACTTCTTATCGATAACGCCAATATTCATAACAATAACAATCGCCTTCAATACTTCTTAGAGGAGATCATTCGGGTTGCAGTTTTAATAAACACGAGTGTGGACTTGGGACAGGTTCTTGTGATGGTCATGGAATCTGCAAAATCCGTATTTCGAACAGAAGCAAGCTCTTTACTTTTGTTAGATGACAAAAAAGAATATCTTATCTTTCACACGGTGACGGGCGAAAAACGCGAAGAAGTGGCTAAAATCAAGGTTCCCGTGGGGCAAGGGATTGCGGGAACCGTGGCTGTGACCAAACAGCCAATGATCATTAACGATGCGCAAAATGACAATCGTGTCTTTCGGGATGTAGATAAGGCATCAAATTTCATTACACGAAATATTCTCGCAAGTCCCTTAATTGTAGGGGACGAAGTCATTGGTGTGATCGAAGCAATTAATACCATTGACCGAAATAATTTTAGTCAGGATGATATTGATACATTTTTGTCTTTTTCCAGTGCTTGTGCCGTTGCCATTCAAAAAACGAGACTTCTTGAAAACTTAAACGATACCAACTTAGAACTCAAACAAAAGTTAAGTACACTTGAATCCATATTTGACTTAGGACAAGCCGTCCTAGAATCTCATGACGAACTGGGTCTAATGTCCAAAACTTTGAGTATCCTCACCAAAGAATTGTCATGCGAAGATGCCGGAATGGTGATTATCGAGGAAAAAAACAAAAACCGAATTCAAGTGTATGCAAGGCAACTCGGGATTGTGAGAGAGTCTTTTTTCCCAATGCCAGAAAGTAGGCTTTTCCTAAGCCTTATGGAATCGGGAAATCCTCGGATGGCAGTTGTTTCCCCACAACTGGAAGAATCCTTTTTGGAATTAGAGTTTTATACCTTAAAGAAAAATTTTCTAATCCTTCCCATTGCTCCTCGTGGTGGGAACTTACGTGCTGCACTTTATGTGAGTGGAAAACAATCGGCTCATTCTTTTAATGAAACAGACCTTCGTATGCTAAAAACCCTTTCGTCACCACTCGCAAAGGCTTACGAAAACTTACGATTAAACCAAGAAATTATCACTAAAAAATCGATCGAAAAAGAAATCGAAATTACAAGAAAAATCCAAAACAATATTTTACCCAATTCTCTCTTACAATCTCCACTGTTTGATTTGGGAGTGATGTCTGTTGCCGCCAAAGAAGTGTCAGGTGACTTCTATGATTTCCATTCTTTTGGGGACGATCAGTATTCGTTTTTAGTGGCTGATGTGTCTGGAAAAAGTTTACCTGCCGCCATTTTTATGGCCATGTCTAGTTCGATCATTCGTACACTTTCCCGAACCACAGACCTTTCTCCTTCGGAACTTTTGTTTCGTGCCAACCAATTGATTTATGAAGATTCTCAGTCGGGAATGTTTGTAACCTTGTTCCTAGTCAATTACCAAAGACGGACTCGAACTTTGAAATTTGCCTCTGCGGGTCACAACGACCAAATTTGGATTCGTAAAGATGGAAGTTTTGAACTTCTGAAAGGTAAGGGGGCACCATTAGGTGTTGTCCCTCAAACCAACTACCAAGGTGGGGAAATACAAATTGAACCCGGTGACATTTTGGTTTTTTATACGGATGGAGCCATCGAAGAAAAAAATCCAGAAGAAGAGGAATATGGCCTCGATCGTTTTATCAATTTTATCATTGAACGAAGGAACGAATCTTCAGAGAAAATCGTGGAAGAGGTTTATGATGATATCCGAGAGTTCTCCCGCTCTGATGAACAATACGATGACTTTACTGTGATGATTCTCAAATTTGCAGAAGTGACTAGTTTTGAAATCTCCAGGACTTTCCCGGCTATGCCCGACGAAATTCCCAAACTTCGCGATTTTATTTCTGAACATTTAGAAGGCAAAATCACAAAACCCTTTGCCTTTGATGATATTCTGATATCTTTGGATGAAGCAGCGACCAATATCGTCATGCACAGTTACAAAGGAACCGAACTAGACCATCCTAGTTTTGAATGTAGGATCGAACTGATTGGAGACAACCTCAAGGTTGTTCTCATCGATGAGGGGAAACCCTTTGACAGAAAAAAAGTCCCTAAACCTTCCGTAGAAGCCAATGTTAAGGGGGAACGGAAGGGTGGATTTGGCGTTTATCTAATGGAGACTCTAATGGACAAAGTGTCCTATGACTTCAACGGGAAACAAAACATTACCTATTTGGAGAAAACAATCGTATGA
- the def gene encoding peptide deformylase, translating into MAVRKILKIGNPLLRQTSEDVTESEIQTKDFKKLIRDMFETMRHAEGVGLAAPQIGVMKKLVVVGQEDDNGRYPGTPEVPNQIILNPEITPLSGPGEGFWEGCLSVPGMRGYVERPDKIRMKWRDENFEEHEEIIEGYRAIVLQHECDHLFGVLYVDRLKSTKLFGYNEDIDTAGKLLD; encoded by the coding sequence ATGGCTGTTAGAAAAATCCTCAAGATTGGCAATCCCTTACTCCGTCAAACGAGCGAAGACGTAACTGAATCCGAAATCCAAACCAAGGATTTTAAAAAACTGATTCGAGATATGTTCGAAACCATGCGTCACGCAGAAGGTGTGGGTCTTGCTGCCCCTCAAATTGGTGTTATGAAAAAATTGGTAGTTGTTGGCCAAGAGGATGACAACGGTAGGTATCCAGGAACTCCCGAAGTTCCAAACCAAATCATCCTCAATCCAGAAATCACCCCTCTTTCTGGGCCCGGCGAAGGATTCTGGGAAGGTTGTCTATCGGTTCCCGGAATGCGTGGTTACGTGGAAAGACCTGATAAAATTCGAATGAAATGGCGAGATGAAAATTTCGAAGAACATGAAGAAATCATTGAAGGTTACCGAGCCATTGTATTACAACACGAATGCGATCACCTATTCGGCGTTCTTTATGTAGATCGACTCAAAAGCACAAAGTTATTCGGTTACAACGAAGACATTGATACTGCAGGTAAATTGTTAGATTAA
- a CDS encoding efflux RND transporter permease subunit has translation MGTSIVEYFLSKSLFVNLLTFLILLVGGFTAATMNREAFPNINFDIVSVTTVYPGAAPADVEKLVTKPLEDAIKEVDGIKEFRSASLENRSGIIITIDPNTKNTQKVVDDLKSAIDRIQDLPEEVEDPIVTEITTARQPVIEIHLSSGLKDGKPLLNGKELRDQAKILEEKLKDLPSVARITKRGWREREMKVDLDPDKLRALSLSSTQVINALRLRNINFPGGNINESTREIIVRTVGEFDTAEEIANVFVRSNDAGRSVRIRDVAHVTEGFEDSEYLDKSNGNIAIALTVIKREKADAITVVDDSKLVVEEFIKSTGGTVKHAFVNDLSKYIRRRLGVLTSNAVSGLFLVTASLFVFLGWRMALMTALGIPISIAMTFVAMNYMGLTLNLISMMGLIIVVGILVDDAIIICENVYRHLEMGEEPFEAAMRGTSEVLAPVTATVTTTIAAFGPMLFMTGIFGKFIHSIPLVVILSLCSSLFEAFFMLPSHLYDVSKTTDMKGEVKEESHWFVKFKEQTYLPLLSFALKNRWKMIGLLMGLFVFSLAIQVKFGKFKLFPGAIETFQVRITAETGLKLEETDRFIRAIEDAVGKLPEGEVENYISRVGIIQKDPNDPFTKRGKNYAQVMVYLTPDDNRERSTETIIEVVRQNTKFMLNEKALLLLEEKLAKENTSSPKVENITPKEEVPREYLSLKGKLVNLEFEKLAGGPPVGKPVAIEIKGDDFATLLKIGGEFKAALAKINGVTDIGDDFNEGKDEIRVSVDESLASFAGVNVQSVSLAINTALQGTVSTKIKRADEEVDVRVRFPEEYRASLTHLNKVYVNNLTGNLIPVSRLTSYDRNPGRASINHLDGKRLLTVTSNIDETVSTSRQVNIEAKKLTEGIIAKYPGYSVRFSGENKDTEESMASLGRAFLVGLLIIYMILASLFRSLAQPLIVMSAIPFAVIGVIFAFLLHGQPFSFLAFLGIIGLAGVVVNDSIVLVDCANQLRLEDPSKSTFDLLVEAGSIRLRAVMLTTVTTVLGLLPTAYGIGGKDPFLVPMALAFGWGLAFATFITLIMVPVFYLNLYLFKDWFVAKYQTRKKQFV, from the coding sequence ATGGGCACATCCATCGTTGAGTATTTTCTTTCGAAGAGTTTATTCGTAAACCTTCTTACCTTTCTCATTCTCCTCGTGGGTGGATTCACTGCTGCCACGATGAACCGCGAAGCATTTCCCAATATCAATTTTGATATTGTCAGTGTCACAACTGTTTATCCAGGTGCGGCACCTGCTGATGTGGAAAAATTAGTCACCAAACCTTTAGAAGATGCTATCAAAGAAGTAGATGGAATCAAAGAATTCCGATCAGCTTCTTTGGAGAACCGATCAGGCATCATCATCACCATTGATCCCAATACCAAAAATACACAAAAGGTAGTTGATGATTTAAAATCAGCAATTGATCGGATCCAAGATCTACCAGAAGAGGTAGAAGATCCCATAGTCACAGAAATCACAACAGCAAGGCAACCAGTCATTGAAATTCATTTAAGTTCAGGTCTAAAAGACGGTAAACCCTTGTTAAATGGAAAAGAACTACGTGACCAAGCAAAAATTTTAGAAGAAAAACTAAAAGACCTACCTTCCGTTGCAAGAATCACTAAACGTGGTTGGCGAGAAAGGGAAATGAAGGTGGATTTGGATCCAGACAAACTGCGAGCTCTTTCCTTGTCTTCTACCCAAGTCATCAATGCCCTCCGCCTAAGAAATATTAATTTCCCCGGTGGAAATATCAATGAAAGTACTCGAGAAATCATCGTTCGCACTGTTGGTGAATTTGATACCGCAGAAGAAATTGCCAATGTATTTGTGCGTTCCAATGACGCCGGACGTTCTGTACGCATTCGAGATGTAGCTCATGTTACGGAAGGATTTGAGGATTCAGAATATTTAGACAAATCCAATGGTAATATTGCCATTGCACTAACAGTCATCAAAAGGGAAAAAGCAGATGCCATCACTGTTGTCGATGATTCCAAACTAGTTGTAGAAGAATTTATTAAATCCACAGGTGGAACTGTAAAACACGCATTTGTCAATGACCTTTCTAAATACATCAGAAGAAGGCTTGGCGTTTTAACATCCAATGCAGTCTCAGGACTTTTTCTCGTAACTGCATCCTTATTTGTGTTTCTCGGATGGAGGATGGCTCTGATGACTGCCCTCGGGATTCCGATCTCGATTGCTATGACCTTTGTGGCAATGAATTATATGGGATTAACTTTAAACTTAATCTCTATGATGGGACTCATCATTGTTGTGGGAATTTTAGTGGATGATGCCATCATCATTTGTGAAAACGTCTACCGCCATTTGGAAATGGGCGAAGAACCGTTCGAAGCTGCCATGCGAGGAACAAGCGAAGTTTTAGCTCCCGTAACCGCTACCGTGACAACAACGATCGCGGCTTTTGGACCGATGTTATTTATGACGGGAATTTTTGGAAAGTTCATCCATTCCATTCCTCTCGTTGTGATCCTCTCTTTATGTAGTTCTTTATTTGAAGCTTTTTTTATGTTACCTTCCCACTTGTATGATGTGAGTAAAACCACTGATATGAAAGGAGAAGTAAAAGAAGAATCTCATTGGTTTGTGAAATTTAAAGAACAAACCTATTTACCCCTCCTTAGTTTTGCACTGAAGAATCGTTGGAAGATGATAGGCCTTCTTATGGGGCTATTTGTGTTTTCGTTAGCAATTCAGGTGAAATTCGGAAAATTTAAACTTTTTCCAGGAGCCATTGAAACCTTCCAAGTCAGAATCACTGCAGAAACGGGTTTAAAATTAGAAGAAACAGATCGTTTCATTCGAGCCATTGAAGATGCCGTAGGAAAACTTCCTGAGGGGGAAGTGGAAAACTATATCTCTCGTGTGGGCATCATCCAAAAAGATCCGAATGATCCTTTTACCAAACGAGGGAAAAATTACGCACAAGTGATGGTATATTTAACCCCTGATGATAATAGAGAAAGATCTACAGAAACAATCATTGAAGTAGTGCGCCAAAACACCAAATTCATGTTAAATGAAAAAGCACTTCTCCTTTTGGAAGAAAAACTGGCAAAAGAAAATACTTCATCACCTAAGGTAGAAAACATAACTCCGAAAGAAGAAGTTCCGAGGGAGTATCTTTCTTTAAAGGGAAAACTTGTTAATTTAGAATTCGAAAAACTTGCCGGCGGTCCACCTGTAGGAAAACCTGTTGCGATTGAAATCAAAGGAGATGACTTTGCCACCTTACTCAAAATTGGTGGGGAGTTCAAAGCAGCCCTTGCAAAAATCAATGGGGTCACAGATATCGGCGATGATTTTAACGAAGGAAAGGATGAGATCCGTGTTTCTGTTGACGAATCACTTGCTTCCTTTGCAGGAGTGAACGTCCAATCAGTTTCCCTTGCCATCAACACCGCCTTACAAGGAACAGTATCCACAAAAATCAAACGGGCAGATGAAGAAGTAGATGTAAGGGTTCGTTTTCCAGAAGAATATCGAGCCTCCCTCACCCATTTAAACAAAGTTTATGTCAATAACCTAACCGGTAACTTAATCCCAGTCTCTCGACTGACAAGTTATGATAGAAACCCAGGACGAGCCTCCATCAATCATTTGGATGGCAAACGTTTGTTAACGGTAACTTCCAATATCGATGAAACAGTTTCTACTTCTAGGCAAGTCAATATAGAGGCAAAAAAACTCACAGAAGGAATCATCGCCAAATACCCGGGTTATTCAGTGCGTTTTTCAGGAGAAAACAAAGATACAGAAGAGTCGATGGCATCCCTCGGCAGGGCTTTTCTTGTGGGACTTCTCATTATCTATATGATTCTCGCATCCCTTTTCCGCTCCCTCGCCCAACCACTGATTGTGATGAGTGCCATTCCCTTTGCGGTGATTGGTGTGATTTTTGCCTTTTTACTACACGGGCAACCGTTCTCTTTCCTTGCCTTTCTTGGAATCATTGGACTTGCGGGGGTGGTCGTCAACGACTCCATTGTTCTTGTAGATTGTGCCAACCAACTTCGTTTAGAAGACCCAAGTAAATCTACTTTTGATTTACTCGTAGAAGCAGGAAGCATTCGTCTAAGAGCAGTTATGCTCACAACGGTTACAACCGTTCTCGGACTCCTTCCGACTGCCTATGGAATTGGAGGAAAAGACCCTTTCCTTGTTCCGATGGCTTTGGCTTTTGGATGGGGACTTGCTTTTGCGACATTCATCACACTCATTATGGTGCCGGTTTTTTATTTAAACCTATATCTATTTAAAGATTGGTTTGTCGCAAAATACCAAACGAGAAAGAAACAATTTGTATAA
- a CDS encoding polysaccharide deacetylase family protein: MSLDPTNEEKEIQDIVHELSQDIEKDRLFAKKLRKFALVSALAFVGITVLVLCGYLLYLSLSVTKLETEVKEKDKNLRELEQSLFSLMYQEQLREEYALAGDAEPDTELAKQVEENIQFLKEVSQNTKGRNVLRGNESQKEIALTFDLATGEELPVLYNYIKEHKIKVTLFLSNERPSDINGSFFIRNNLDYIKKMAKTGSVEFGNHTWSHFNYQRSVTETSLKKRTVLEYLSKSVLDLPRMAEELKRVEDTFHSLTKQELKKYYRLPYGALSQLILDAHASLGYTDHIMWSNNSKGSLDLPDYISKQFLYKKTSKGKKEVVRNPHYKTGEETLTFLDNWEKADPNGMNGAIILMHLGGPRKFDKLIYILPTFIERMKEKGYKFVTLSEVLNDKKD; this comes from the coding sequence ATGTCCCTCGATCCGACAAACGAAGAAAAGGAAATTCAAGATATCGTTCATGAACTTTCCCAGGACATCGAGAAAGACAGATTGTTTGCGAAAAAACTTCGAAAGTTTGCCCTTGTTTCTGCACTGGCCTTTGTTGGAATTACCGTTCTTGTTCTTTGTGGGTATTTACTTTATTTAAGTCTCAGTGTCACCAAACTCGAAACTGAAGTCAAAGAAAAAGATAAGAATCTTAGGGAACTCGAACAATCTCTCTTTTCTCTTATGTACCAAGAGCAACTGCGAGAAGAATATGCTCTTGCGGGTGATGCAGAACCGGATACAGAACTAGCCAAACAAGTCGAAGAAAACATTCAGTTCCTAAAAGAGGTAAGTCAAAATACCAAAGGTCGTAATGTCCTCAGGGGAAATGAATCGCAAAAAGAAATTGCCCTTACTTTTGATTTGGCGACTGGCGAAGAACTTCCTGTTTTATACAATTATATCAAAGAACATAAAATCAAAGTAACACTCTTTCTTTCCAATGAAAGGCCATCTGATATCAATGGATCTTTTTTCATTCGTAATAATCTAGATTATATTAAAAAAATGGCGAAAACTGGATCGGTGGAATTTGGAAACCATACCTGGTCCCATTTCAATTACCAAAGGTCTGTGACCGAAACTTCATTAAAAAAAAGGACGGTTCTTGAATATCTTTCAAAATCTGTTTTGGACCTGCCACGGATGGCGGAAGAGCTAAAACGAGTAGAAGATACTTTTCATTCACTCACCAAACAAGAGTTAAAAAAATATTACCGACTCCCTTATGGGGCACTCAGTCAGCTGATTTTAGATGCACATGCCAGTCTTGGTTATACAGATCATATTATGTGGTCAAATAACTCTAAAGGTTCACTTGATTTACCAGATTACATCAGCAAACAATTTCTATATAAAAAAACATCCAAAGGCAAAAAGGAAGTGGTTCGTAACCCGCATTATAAAACAGGCGAGGAAACCTTAACTTTTTTGGATAATTGGGAGAAGGCGGATCCGAACGGAATGAACGGAGCCATCATTCTAATGCATTTGGGTGGGCCAAGAAAATTTGATAAGTTGATTTATATCCTCCCTACCTTCATTGAAAGAATGAAGGAAAAAGGATATAAGTTTGTAACGCTCTCTGAAGTTTTGAATGATAAAAAAGATTAG
- the tyrS gene encoding tyrosine--tRNA ligase, protein MKTERELNQELDTIRRGTVEIISEAELLEKIKSKPSLTIKAGFDPTAPDLHLGHFVLLRKLKHFQDLGHEVCFMLGDFTAMIGDPTGKSETRKRLSKEEVLENSKTYQNQVFKILDPNKTKILYNSHWCSEMKFEDVLVLTSKYTVSRMLERDDFTKRHKAGTPISMIEFLYPLVQGYDSVAMKADVELGGTDQKFNMLVGRDLQREYGQKPQSVVTLPLLVGLDGVKKMSKSLGNYVGIIEKPIDMYGKIMSISDDLMWNYFELLTDLPISEMEKRKEGIRSKSLHPKEVKTELALLVMDQLHPEEENRKAVEEWTAIHNTKNRALPDEIPTETLDSSYFAEKPPLLVYVLSQLKFIPSVSEGRRLVQAGGLYLDEEKITDPALSLEPGKEYLIRQGKKGKFLKIKT, encoded by the coding sequence ATGAAAACTGAAAGAGAATTGAACCAAGAATTAGATACCATCCGCCGAGGAACTGTTGAGATCATCAGTGAGGCAGAGTTACTAGAAAAAATAAAATCCAAACCTTCCCTTACCATCAAAGCAGGTTTTGATCCCACGGCTCCCGATTTACATTTGGGACATTTTGTTTTACTCCGAAAACTCAAACACTTTCAAGACTTAGGTCATGAAGTTTGTTTTATGCTTGGTGATTTTACTGCCATGATCGGAGACCCAACAGGCAAATCCGAAACAAGAAAACGTCTTTCGAAAGAAGAGGTTTTGGAAAATTCCAAAACTTACCAAAACCAAGTTTTTAAAATTCTCGATCCAAATAAAACCAAGATCTTATATAACTCTCATTGGTGTTCCGAAATGAAATTCGAAGATGTTTTGGTTTTAACATCCAAATACACAGTCTCTCGAATGTTAGAAAGAGATGACTTTACCAAACGTCATAAAGCGGGTACACCCATCTCCATGATTGAGTTTCTATATCCCTTAGTTCAGGGTTATGATTCTGTTGCGATGAAAGCAGATGTGGAACTTGGGGGAACAGACCAAAAATTTAATATGTTAGTGGGTCGTGATTTACAAAGAGAGTACGGACAAAAACCACAATCCGTCGTTACTTTGCCATTACTTGTTGGTCTAGATGGTGTCAAAAAAATGTCCAAGTCACTGGGAAACTATGTGGGCATCATTGAAAAACCCATCGACATGTATGGAAAAATCATGTCGATCTCAGATGACCTGATGTGGAATTATTTTGAACTTTTGACAGATCTCCCAATTTCCGAAATGGAAAAGAGAAAGGAGGGGATTCGTTCGAAATCACTCCACCCGAAAGAAGTCAAAACAGAACTGGCTCTCCTTGTGATGGACCAACTCCATCCAGAAGAGGAAAACAGGAAAGCAGTCGAAGAGTGGACTGCCATCCACAATACAAAAAACAGAGCCTTACCGGATGAAATTCCAACGGAAACACTGGACTCCTCTTATTTTGCAGAAAAACCTCCGTTACTTGTTTATGTTCTCTCTCAGTTGAAGTTCATTCCTAGTGTATCGGAAGGGCGGAGGCTTGTTCAGGCCGGTGGATTGTATTTGGATGAAGAAAAAATCACCGATCCGGCACTATCCTTGGAACCAGGAAAAGAATATCTGATCCGCCAAGGGAAGAAGGGAAAATTTTTAAAGATAAAGACTTAA
- a CDS encoding glycerol-3-phosphate dehydrogenase/oxidase, giving the protein MNHLDERKQTLKQLESTDYDILVLGGGATGSGTALDASLRGYKVALLEKQDFSAGTSSRSTKLIHGGVRYLAQFHFKLIYEALSERKRLLINAPHLVKPLQFVLPTYVWWEKPFFSIGLTMYDILAGRSIVPGHERISKATAVDYFASIKKEKLKGGISYYDAQFNDARLNVTTVRAAKENGADVISRMEVVSFLKDANGKIIGVTAKDLITKKKINIKTKVVANTTGVWIDSLRKLDDPKAENVLAPSQGIHLVFDKTKLPCRTAMIIPKTADGRVVFVIPWEGKVLLGTTDTAIKKIDVEPLPLASEVEFLLKTGNDYLDTKLTKADIESVFSGLRPLISTGDKKDTKSISREEAILVSNSGLVTMSGGKWSTFRKMAEDLTDKLISVGNLPSKMKCVTASFAFPGAEGYSKHLVAKIQTMYDLSYDTAVRLVDAYGGEVSFILGKNPKEIKKGSGYFLEEIKHFVKKEFALSVTDVLSRRWRVVFLDLKLAESLAVPVASALAKELGWKEEEKKSSLNELTSHIKDLKKTIA; this is encoded by the coding sequence ATGAATCATTTAGATGAACGAAAACAAACGCTAAAACAATTAGAATCAACTGACTACGATATCTTAGTACTCGGCGGAGGTGCCACTGGATCTGGTACCGCTCTGGATGCTAGTTTACGTGGATACAAGGTAGCCCTTTTAGAAAAACAAGATTTCTCAGCGGGAACTAGTTCTCGTTCCACAAAGCTCATCCATGGAGGGGTTAGGTATTTAGCCCAGTTCCATTTTAAATTAATCTACGAAGCTCTATCAGAAAGAAAACGCCTCCTCATCAATGCACCCCATCTTGTAAAACCTTTGCAGTTTGTTTTACCAACCTATGTTTGGTGGGAAAAACCTTTTTTCTCCATTGGTCTTACGATGTATGATATCCTTGCGGGGAGATCGATTGTTCCTGGTCACGAAAGGATCTCAAAAGCCACGGCTGTGGATTATTTTGCCTCCATCAAAAAAGAAAAACTGAAAGGTGGAATCTCGTATTACGATGCTCAGTTCAATGACGCTAGACTCAATGTAACAACTGTTCGTGCTGCCAAAGAAAACGGTGCCGATGTAATTTCTCGAATGGAAGTGGTCTCCTTCTTAAAAGATGCGAATGGAAAAATCATAGGTGTCACTGCAAAAGATCTCATCACCAAAAAGAAAATTAACATCAAAACAAAAGTAGTCGCAAATACCACCGGAGTTTGGATTGATTCCCTTCGAAAACTGGATGATCCTAAAGCAGAAAATGTTCTTGCACCAAGCCAAGGAATCCACCTTGTCTTCGACAAAACAAAGTTACCTTGCCGCACGGCAATGATCATTCCGAAAACGGCCGATGGTCGTGTGGTTTTTGTGATCCCTTGGGAAGGAAAAGTACTTCTTGGAACCACTGACACCGCGATCAAAAAGATAGATGTAGAACCTCTCCCTCTTGCATCAGAAGTAGAGTTTTTACTAAAAACAGGAAATGATTACTTAGATACAAAGTTAACCAAAGCAGACATTGAATCTGTTTTTTCGGGCCTTCGCCCTCTTATCTCTACGGGAGATAAAAAAGATACAAAATCCATCTCTCGTGAAGAAGCCATTCTTGTATCAAACTCAGGTCTTGTGACTATGTCTGGTGGGAAATGGTCAACGTTCCGCAAAATGGCAGAAGACCTAACTGACAAACTCATTTCTGTGGGGAACCTTCCTTCTAAAATGAAATGTGTCACTGCCAGTTTTGCTTTCCCTGGTGCCGAAGGATACTCCAAACATTTGGTCGCAAAAATCCAAACCATGTATGATCTCTCTTATGACACTGCGGTTCGTTTGGTGGATGCATACGGTGGAGAAGTATCTTTTATTTTAGGTAAAAATCCAAAGGAAATCAAAAAAGGCTCTGGATATTTCTTAGAAGAAATCAAACATTTTGTGAAAAAGGAATTTGCACTTTCCGTTACCGATGTTCTATCCAGAAGATGGAGAGTTGTGTTTTTGGATTTAAAACTGGCGGAATCTCTCGCAGTTCCTGTCGCTAGTGCACTCGCCAAAGAACTAGGTTGGAAGGAAGAAGAAAAAAAATCTTCCTTAAACGAACTGACAAGTCATATCAAAGATTTAAAGAAAACGATCGCCTGA